In the genome of Terribacillus sp. FSL K6-0262, one region contains:
- a CDS encoding HAMP domain-containing sensor histidine kinase produces the protein MKLRTRIQLYIIVTLVILLLVVNMSIYFLFREVSLDNSVERLHEQGRALAETAATVDWKDTSRSSLFQADLPTEGMVRFIGSDGKSEGVITRAEKYRELPFTFTSQERDQTFYHDGSWYAVVSIPVIRDNGIYTMQVVEELVSLQQTFQVLKYSLTIAGLIILIPSIFGGRLLGSFLLRPILALTSAMQTIRNSGKWKRMEMENRSNDELQTLSDTFNEMVDQLEENFTKQQQFVSDASHELKTPISIIKSYSKLLDRWGADDPAVQQEAVQAIHSETERMQALVDQLLILAKDDPALLQKEPVDLGRIAEGCAAAMETAHQREISLHIEQEVVVKADANMLKQVVYILLSNGIKYSDERIEIVVEAARDEAVLSVTDQGEGLDEQDQRRIFDRFYRVDKARTREKGGSGLGLAIAKQLVGLHDGEIEVDSILGKGSTFTIRLPL, from the coding sequence GTGAAGCTGCGCACAAGGATCCAGCTATACATAATCGTTACCCTCGTGATCCTGTTATTGGTCGTGAATATGTCCATTTACTTCCTGTTCCGGGAGGTAAGCCTGGATAACAGTGTCGAACGGCTGCATGAACAAGGCCGTGCTTTGGCTGAGACAGCTGCGACTGTCGATTGGAAGGATACATCGCGCAGCAGTCTTTTTCAGGCGGATCTGCCGACTGAAGGAATGGTGCGATTCATTGGCTCTGACGGCAAAAGTGAAGGTGTGATAACAAGAGCGGAAAAATACCGGGAGCTCCCATTTACTTTCACATCACAGGAACGGGATCAAACCTTTTATCATGACGGCAGCTGGTATGCAGTAGTATCCATCCCGGTGATTCGGGATAATGGCATTTATACGATGCAGGTTGTCGAAGAGCTTGTCAGTCTTCAGCAGACGTTTCAAGTATTGAAATACAGCCTGACGATAGCTGGGCTGATCATTTTGATTCCCTCGATCTTCGGCGGCCGACTGCTGGGCAGCTTCTTGCTGCGGCCGATCCTTGCCCTGACTTCAGCCATGCAGACAATCCGCAATAGCGGGAAATGGAAGCGTATGGAAATGGAAAATAGAAGTAATGATGAATTGCAGACCCTGAGTGATACTTTCAATGAAATGGTCGATCAGCTGGAAGAGAACTTTACCAAGCAGCAGCAGTTCGTTTCCGATGCCTCGCATGAACTGAAAACGCCAATCAGCATCATCAAGAGCTACAGCAAGCTGCTGGATCGATGGGGGGCGGATGATCCTGCTGTCCAGCAGGAAGCTGTCCAAGCGATTCATAGCGAGACAGAACGGATGCAGGCATTGGTAGACCAATTATTGATTTTGGCAAAAGATGACCCAGCATTGCTGCAAAAAGAACCCGTCGATCTCGGTAGAATAGCTGAAGGCTGTGCTGCAGCTATGGAAACAGCTCACCAGAGGGAAATCAGCCTTCATATCGAGCAGGAGGTTGTCGTCAAAGCAGATGCCAATATGCTGAAGCAGGTTGTCTATATACTGCTGAGCAATGGCATAAAATACAGTGACGAGCGAATCGAAATCGTTGTTGAAGCTGCTCGGGATGAAGCGGTCTTGTCCGTCACCGACCAGGGCGAAGGACTCGATGAGCAAGATCAGCGGCGTATTTTCGATCGATTTTATCGGGTCGATAAAGCCCGCACCCGCGAG
- a CDS encoding response regulator transcription factor, with the protein MDQTTILVVEDEKKMARLLQLELEHEGFAVDVKYDGLDALEAFYANSYQFILLDVMLPSLSGMELLRRIRKQDAHVPVMLLTARDAVPDKVSGFDLGATDYMTKPFEIEELLARIRAHLRHTVMAVVPEPVLQVGDLTLDEKTRTVKRGKKELELTPREYDLLLFLMKHEKQVLTRDQLLERVWGFQYAGDTNVVDVYIRYLRKKIDADEKHKLIKTVRGVGYTIKDEEK; encoded by the coding sequence ATGGATCAGACGACAATCCTGGTAGTGGAAGATGAAAAGAAAATGGCGAGGCTGCTTCAGCTGGAACTGGAGCATGAAGGCTTCGCTGTTGATGTGAAGTACGATGGCCTGGATGCATTGGAAGCATTTTATGCTAACAGCTATCAATTCATCTTGCTGGATGTGATGCTGCCATCATTGAGCGGGATGGAGCTGCTTCGGCGCATCCGCAAGCAAGATGCCCATGTACCGGTCATGCTGCTGACGGCAAGAGATGCTGTACCGGATAAGGTGAGCGGTTTTGATCTTGGTGCCACTGATTATATGACGAAGCCATTCGAGATTGAAGAATTATTGGCGCGTATTCGAGCCCACCTTCGTCATACCGTGATGGCTGTCGTGCCAGAGCCAGTGCTCCAGGTCGGTGACTTGACGCTTGATGAGAAAACAAGAACGGTCAAACGCGGCAAAAAGGAATTGGAGCTGACACCGCGCGAATATGATTTGCTTTTATTCCTGATGAAGCACGAAAAGCAAGTTCTGACACGGGATCAGCTGCTGGAGAGGGTTTGGGGCTTCCAATATGCGGGAGACACGAATGTAGTCGATGTGTATATCCGCTATTTAAGGAAAAAAATCGATGCAGATGAAAAACATAAGCTGATCAAGACGGTGCGGGGAGTCGGATATACAATCAAGGATGAAGAGAAGTGA
- a CDS encoding flavin reductase family protein translates to MDNRTFRDAMGKFATGITIVTTDVAGETKGMTVNAFMSVSLEPKLIAVSIDKKASLYNVLQTNPTFGVSVLREEQKDISMVFAKQKEEEPVPIIALHDVPVVEDALVNLACKTVDKVMAGDHMIIIGEVEDLLLRDGDPVLYFGGNYREIKSI, encoded by the coding sequence ATGGATAATCGTACGTTCAGAGATGCAATGGGGAAATTTGCGACAGGTATTACCATTGTTACAACCGATGTGGCAGGTGAGACAAAAGGGATGACGGTGAATGCCTTTATGTCTGTATCACTGGAGCCGAAGCTCATAGCTGTTTCAATCGATAAAAAAGCGTCCTTATATAATGTTTTACAGACAAATCCCACATTCGGTGTCAGTGTCCTGAGAGAGGAACAAAAGGATATCAGTATGGTATTTGCCAAACAGAAAGAAGAAGAGCCCGTGCCGATCATTGCGCTGCATGACGTACCGGTCGTAGAAGATGCCCTAGTCAATCTGGCGTGTAAAACAGTCGACAAAGTGATGGCTGGCGATCATATGATCATCATTGGGGAAGTCGAGGACTTGCTGCTGCGTGATGGTGATCCGGTGCTGTACTTTGGCGGTAATTATCGAGAAATCAAATCGATCTGA
- the parC gene encoding DNA topoisomerase IV subunit A has protein sequence MENYLDLPLEEVIGDRFGRYSKYIIQDRALPDARDGLKPVQRRILYAMFDERNTHDKPFRKAAKTVGTVIGNFHPHGDSSVYEAMVRLSQTWKVRNVLVEMHGNNGSVDGDPPAAMRYTEARLSSIASELLRDIDKNTVEFVPNFDDTNAEPTVLPAKFPNLLVNGSTGISAGYATEIPPHHLGEVIDAVIMRMDKPNSTVDELMTVMKGPDFPTGGIIQGVDGIKKAYETGKGKIIVRGKTSIEDIKGGKQQIVIDEIPYEVNKANLVKRMDELRLDRKVEGIAEVRDETDRTGMRIVVELKKEADAQGILHYLYKNTDLQISYNFNMVAIKDKTPQLLGLASLLDAYIEHQKEVVTRQSAYNLQKAKDRKHIVEGLIKAISILDELIATIRASKDKADAKQRIEAAYGFTEAQAEAIVNLQLYRLTNTDITALQREADELDEQIQKLEDILKNEKTLLKVIKQDLRAIKKNYHTDRLTQIEDEIEELKINLEVMVASEDVLVTVTHDGYIKRTSLRSYQASNGEDLAIKEEDHLIGMQEINTTDKLLVFTNKGKFIFMPVHELPDIRWKDQGQHLANIASMDKDEKVIASIPVRDFKQAGYLVFFTKNGMVKRSELKLYEATRANKSLTAINLKADDEVCHVALTDGNKQLFMATNSGYGLWFTEEEVTPIGIRAAGVKGMQLKEDEYIVGAQTFGQQHSPSVVVITHRGSAKRMKLKEFEPSGRAKRGVVMLRELKKNPHRIVGFYVLEDAAAIHLVTKDKQDHILEPMNLNANDRYSNGSYVLDTDKHGEVIATYPEAIYETVFSQEKD, from the coding sequence TTGGAAAACTATTTGGATTTGCCATTGGAGGAAGTCATCGGAGACCGATTCGGCAGATACAGTAAATATATCATTCAAGACCGAGCGCTGCCGGATGCCCGGGATGGCCTCAAACCGGTGCAGCGCCGGATTTTATACGCGATGTTCGATGAGCGGAACACACATGATAAACCGTTCCGGAAGGCAGCCAAGACTGTCGGTACGGTAATCGGTAACTTCCACCCGCACGGGGACAGTTCGGTATATGAAGCGATGGTCCGGCTCAGTCAGACCTGGAAAGTACGCAATGTGCTGGTTGAGATGCATGGGAATAACGGCAGTGTGGATGGTGACCCGCCGGCAGCGATGCGTTATACGGAAGCGAGACTATCCAGCATCGCTTCTGAACTGCTGCGGGATATCGATAAGAATACCGTCGAATTCGTCCCGAACTTTGACGATACGAACGCGGAGCCGACTGTTCTCCCGGCCAAGTTCCCGAATCTGCTCGTAAATGGTTCAACGGGTATCTCTGCTGGTTATGCCACTGAAATACCTCCGCACCATCTTGGCGAAGTGATCGATGCCGTCATCATGCGCATGGACAAGCCGAACAGCACGGTGGATGAACTGATGACGGTCATGAAGGGACCGGATTTCCCGACAGGCGGCATCATCCAGGGCGTCGATGGAATCAAGAAGGCGTATGAGACGGGAAAAGGCAAAATCATCGTTCGCGGCAAAACGAGCATCGAGGATATCAAAGGCGGCAAGCAGCAAATCGTCATAGATGAAATTCCGTATGAAGTGAATAAAGCGAATCTCGTCAAAAGGATGGATGAGCTCCGCCTAGACCGAAAAGTGGAAGGTATTGCAGAGGTTCGTGACGAAACCGACCGCACCGGTATGCGAATCGTCGTCGAGCTCAAAAAAGAGGCGGATGCACAGGGGATCCTGCATTATCTGTACAAAAATACGGATTTGCAGATTTCTTACAACTTCAACATGGTCGCCATCAAAGACAAGACGCCGCAGCTGCTTGGTTTGGCGAGCTTGCTTGATGCGTATATCGAACACCAAAAGGAAGTCGTTACGAGACAATCTGCTTACAATTTGCAAAAAGCAAAAGACCGCAAGCATATCGTCGAAGGTCTGATCAAAGCAATCTCCATCCTGGATGAGTTGATTGCGACAATCCGCGCTTCCAAGGATAAAGCCGATGCCAAACAGCGGATCGAGGCAGCTTACGGCTTTACCGAGGCCCAGGCAGAGGCGATTGTGAACCTGCAGCTTTATCGTTTGACGAACACGGATATCACCGCACTGCAGCGGGAAGCAGACGAGCTGGATGAGCAGATCCAAAAGCTCGAGGATATCCTTAAAAACGAAAAGACGTTGCTTAAAGTGATCAAGCAGGATCTGCGGGCAATCAAGAAAAATTATCACACCGACCGCCTCACGCAGATCGAAGATGAAATCGAGGAATTGAAAATCAACCTCGAGGTCATGGTCGCATCCGAGGACGTATTGGTGACTGTCACACATGATGGTTACATCAAACGGACAAGCCTTCGATCCTATCAGGCTTCCAATGGGGAAGATTTGGCTATCAAGGAAGAAGATCATCTGATCGGCATGCAGGAGATCAATACAACCGACAAGCTGCTCGTCTTCACGAATAAAGGGAAATTCATATTCATGCCGGTGCATGAGCTGCCGGATATCCGCTGGAAAGACCAAGGGCAGCATCTTGCCAATATCGCAAGCATGGACAAGGACGAAAAAGTCATTGCCAGCATTCCGGTCCGTGATTTCAAACAAGCCGGCTACCTTGTCTTCTTCACTAAAAATGGCATGGTGAAACGCAGTGAGCTCAAGCTTTACGAAGCGACACGCGCTAACAAGTCACTTACCGCAATCAATCTGAAAGCGGACGACGAAGTGTGCCACGTAGCCCTGACTGATGGTAACAAACAGCTATTCATGGCAACGAATTCGGGATATGGCCTATGGTTTACCGAAGAAGAGGTCACTCCGATCGGCATACGGGCAGCAGGTGTGAAAGGAATGCAGTTGAAGGAAGATGAATATATTGTCGGTGCCCAGACATTTGGCCAGCAGCATTCCCCAAGTGTAGTCGTCATCACACATAGGGGGTCTGCAAAACGGATGAAATTGAAGGAATTCGAGCCAAGCGGCCGAGCAAAACGAGGTGTTGTGATGCTTCGTGAACTCAAGAAGAATCCGCATCGGATCGTCGGATTCTATGTATTGGAAGATGCTGCAGCGATTCATCTGGTGACGAAGGATAAACAGGATCATATTCTTGAGCCTATGAATCTGAATGCCAATGATCGTTATAGCAATGGCTCTTATGTTTTGGATACGGATAAGCATGGGGAAGTCATCGCAACTTATCCTGAAGCGATTTATGAAACTGTATTTTCTCAAGAAAAAGATTAA
- the parE gene encoding DNA topoisomerase IV subunit B — protein sequence MVKQASHYSDDSIQVLEGLEAVRKRPGMYIGSTDSRGLHHLVYEIVDNSVDEALAGYGEKINVTIHQDNSISVEDFGRGMPTGMHATGRPTPEVIFTVLHAGGKFGQGGYSTSGGLHGVGASVVNALSEWLEVTIHRDGNIYTQRFENGGKPVTSLVKQGKTKKTGTSIHFKPDPSMFSTTSYNFDTLAERLREAAFLLKGVAFHITDKRSGKEETYVYPDGLQSFVDYLNEEKDTLHPVLAFEGEQQGIEIFFAFQFNDGYTETMLSFVNNVRTKDGGTHEAGAKSGMTRVFNEYARRNGLLKEKDKNLEGTDIREGLTAIVSVRIPEALLQFEGQTKSKLGTSEARSAVDALVSEKLSYFLSENPDIAGMLVKKAIRAKEAREAARKAREDARSGKKKKRKDTLLSGKLTPAQSRNPQKNELYLVEGDSAGGSAKQGRDRKFQAVLPLRGKVINTEKAKLQDVMKNEEISTIIHTIGAGVGADFTLEDVQYDKVVIMTDADTDGAHIQILLLTFFYRYMKELIEAGKVFIALPPLYKLSKGKGKKEVIRYAWSDEEMREIIQEMKNGYAIQRYKGLGEMNADQLWETTMDPETRTLIRVTIEDFARAERRITTLMGDKVEPRRKWIESNVAFGMEEDGNILENDKLHN from the coding sequence TTGGTAAAACAAGCATCGCATTATTCAGATGACTCGATTCAAGTGCTCGAGGGGCTTGAAGCGGTCAGGAAGCGGCCCGGCATGTATATCGGTAGCACTGACAGCCGGGGATTGCATCATTTAGTTTATGAAATAGTCGATAACAGTGTCGATGAAGCACTGGCAGGCTACGGAGAAAAAATCAATGTGACAATTCATCAGGATAACAGTATTTCTGTCGAGGATTTCGGCCGCGGTATGCCAACGGGTATGCATGCTACCGGAAGGCCTACTCCCGAGGTGATTTTCACTGTGCTGCATGCAGGCGGTAAATTCGGCCAGGGCGGCTATAGCACGAGCGGCGGCTTGCACGGCGTCGGGGCATCTGTCGTCAATGCCCTGTCCGAATGGCTCGAAGTGACGATCCATCGGGATGGAAATATTTATACGCAGCGATTCGAAAATGGCGGCAAGCCTGTCACTTCGCTTGTGAAGCAAGGCAAGACGAAAAAGACAGGCACGAGCATCCACTTCAAGCCGGATCCGTCCATGTTCTCTACCACCAGCTACAATTTTGATACGCTGGCTGAACGTCTGCGCGAAGCGGCATTCCTGCTTAAGGGTGTGGCGTTCCATATCACGGATAAGCGCAGCGGGAAAGAGGAGACATATGTGTATCCTGACGGCCTGCAGTCTTTCGTTGACTATCTGAACGAGGAGAAGGATACGCTCCATCCCGTCCTTGCCTTCGAAGGCGAGCAGCAAGGAATCGAGATATTCTTTGCCTTCCAGTTCAATGATGGTTACACAGAAACGATGCTCAGCTTCGTCAACAACGTCCGCACCAAAGACGGCGGTACCCATGAAGCAGGAGCGAAATCCGGGATGACACGCGTCTTCAATGAGTACGCACGCCGGAATGGATTGCTGAAAGAAAAAGATAAAAACCTCGAAGGGACAGATATCCGCGAAGGATTGACAGCAATCGTCAGTGTCCGGATACCGGAGGCACTGCTTCAATTCGAAGGACAGACGAAGAGCAAGCTGGGTACTTCCGAAGCCCGCTCTGCGGTCGATGCCCTCGTATCGGAGAAACTTTCTTACTTCCTTTCTGAGAATCCCGATATTGCAGGTATGCTCGTAAAGAAAGCAATCCGGGCCAAGGAAGCAAGGGAAGCAGCGCGCAAGGCACGCGAAGATGCGCGCAGCGGCAAGAAGAAGAAGCGGAAAGATACATTGCTGAGCGGGAAGCTTACACCAGCCCAATCCCGCAATCCGCAAAAGAACGAACTGTATTTGGTGGAGGGTGATTCCGCCGGCGGTTCCGCCAAGCAGGGACGCGACCGGAAATTCCAGGCGGTGCTGCCTTTGCGCGGTAAGGTCATCAACACGGAGAAAGCCAAACTGCAGGATGTCATGAAAAATGAGGAGATCTCGACGATCATCCATACAATAGGTGCAGGTGTCGGAGCTGATTTCACTTTGGAGGATGTACAGTATGACAAAGTGGTCATCATGACGGATGCCGATACCGACGGCGCGCATATACAGATCCTGCTGCTCACATTCTTCTACCGGTATATGAAGGAATTGATCGAAGCAGGCAAAGTATTCATCGCCCTCCCGCCTTTGTACAAGCTATCCAAAGGCAAAGGAAAAAAAGAAGTCATCCGCTATGCTTGGAGCGATGAGGAGATGCGTGAAATCATCCAGGAAATGAAAAACGGCTATGCCATCCAGCGCTACAAAGGACTAGGCGAGATGAATGCCGATCAGCTTTGGGAAACGACGATGGATCCCGAGACACGAACGCTGATCCGTGTGACGATCGAGGATTTCGCCCGTGCAGAGCGCCGGATCACGACACTGATGGGTGACAAAGTGGAACCGCGGCGTAAATGGATCGAGAGTAATGTCGCTTTCGGTATGGAAGAAGACGGGAATATCCTCGAAAACGATAAGCTGCATAACTAA